The stretch of DNA ACATGTCGTACGTAATCGTATCGCGGACGACGAGCGTCGGGTAGATTTTGAGGAAGTCGGGCCGCCAGTCGGGGCTCTCAAACAGTTGGCGGAAATCTTCGATACACATCTCGTGGGACATACCCGGCTGGCCGGGCATCATGTGGAAGCCAACTTTGAACGCCGCATCGCGCAGCCGGCGATTCGCGTCAAGCGAGGCCTGAATCCCGTGGCCACGATGCATGTCGCGGTTGATCCGTTCGTAGGTCGTCTGGACGCCTACCTCGACTTTCGTCCCGCCAAGGTCGAGCATGCGGTCGATTTGTTCGGGGTCACACCAGTCCGGTTTCGTCTCGAAGGTGGTGCCGATGTTGCGAATGGCCCCCGTCTCGTTTTCCGCGATAACGTCCTCTAAATATTTGAACTCGTAGTCGTCGAAGTCCTGTGCGAAGCTGACGCCCTCTGCGGGTTCCGGTCGCTTGTCCAGGTTGTAGTCATTCAGGGCTTCGAGCGCACGCTTGACGAACCACTCCTGATAGTCGTGGCTCCGTGCGGTCATCGTCCCACCCATCAAGATGAGTTCGACCTTATCGACGGGATGGCCAATCTCGCGGAGCTGTTCGAGGCGCAGTGTGACCTGTCCGTAGGGGTCGTAGTCGTTTTGCACGCCGCGGGCCGCAGCGGGTTCGTGGCCGGTGTAGCTCTGCGAACTGGAGAACTCAGAGGCCGGGCCGCCGGGACAGTAGAGACACTTCCCGTGGGGGCACATGTGCGGGCTGGTCATGATGGCGACGGGGGAGACGCCGGAAGCCGTCCGCACGGGTTTGCGTTGGAGCACCTCAATGAGTTCTTCGCGGCGCTCGAACGGGCCGTAATCGAGCAGTTCCGTGTTCTTCGGAACTTTTGGCGAGGAGAACTCAGAACAGACGTTCAGCTTCTCCTTCTCCAGATTGTCGCTGTCGATGTCGCCCGCGAGAATCCGTTCGACAAGCTCTGCACAGGCCTGTTCAAACGCATCGGTTTCCGTGGGT from Haladaptatus sp. ZSTT2 encodes:
- a CDS encoding tRNA uridine(34) 5-carboxymethylaminomethyl modification radical SAM/GNAT enzyme Elp3; the encoded protein is MRTDTEPTETDAFEQACAELVERILAGDIDSDNLEKEKLNVCSEFSSPKVPKNTELLDYGPFERREELIEVLQRKPVRTASGVSPVAIMTSPHMCPHGKCLYCPGGPASEFSSSQSYTGHEPAAARGVQNDYDPYGQVTLRLEQLREIGHPVDKVELILMGGTMTARSHDYQEWFVKRALEALNDYNLDKRPEPAEGVSFAQDFDDYEFKYLEDVIAENETGAIRNIGTTFETKPDWCDPEQIDRMLDLGGTKVEVGVQTTYERINRDMHRGHGIQASLDANRRLRDAAFKVGFHMMPGQPGMSHEMCIEDFRQLFESPDWRPDFLKIYPTLVVRDTITYDMWRRDEYEPLDNEEAADIVAEAMDMIPPYTRLQRVQRDIPADFIDAGVWKSNLRQLAEKRLEEKGGKCRDIRAREVGMNDADPDPENIELQVLEYEAAGGQEHFISFEDPVKDLLIGFCRLRFPGNPVRRELDNAALIRELHVYGNEIGVGKGEGDWQHRGYGKKLLAHAEELAREAGFDKMSVISGIGVREYYRKKLGYHQDGPYVSKRL